The genomic segment ttcgcgtctaacagacaacggcacttaggtggggacacaataccagacatgaaccaacttaggagcgtggcagggagaacaattaaggattttgtaagtagtaatTTCTAATTTGAATCTTATATGTTCATGTTAAATCCATTATGATGGTTGagtttaatacctttttacgtGTCACTAactttaaattcaattttatttttttataacaaacaacaaataataTACCATATATAACATATAATACAAATTAGGCAACAGGCAAATGAGCCCCAGATGGATGGTAACCACTTTCATCAGCAACATAGTTCACGGTAAATTGTTCTCCAGTCTTTTCGTCAACCCAAGAGTAGCTACCCCTGACTGCAAGAGATTCGTGTTCGGTGCCAACATTCTCCAGATGTCCTTCAGAGGTATGTTTGTTGCCATCGGAAGTTTCAGAAGCAAACCTGTAGCTGGATGGCCCAACTTCGCTGTCCAGTGTAAGGATTTGTGCATCAGGGCGAGCCAAAGTTGCAGCAAAAAGCATAACGAAGAATATGATAAACTTCATATTGTATAAACAGTCTTATTGTGATGTCTTTGTGACTTGAATGATTTCAGTATAATCTCGctacatttttatatagttgATCGACAAGCTGTCCTTAGAATGAGCGCATAAATATGGTTAAAGAATATAAATAAAGCAGAAATGTATTGACTGAGATGCCAAAtgatattttctaaaattaaattGGCAAACATTAGTGGtgtatttttattgtttcttttaAGTTTTGTGTCATTTTATGGCAGAGTCGTAAAAGTGTAGGCCAAACAGATGCCATGAATCTCAAGTTGCATACTAAATAAATTTGCCATCAACAGAGTTTTCTTAAGTTTGGAACATGGTTAAATATCCATCGATTTTGAGTATATGATTGCAGTACACTAAGGTTATTGATATTGCAGTATTGACATTCCTGTCAACCACAAAGAAACCATTTCTAAGCAGAACTCAAGGAAAATTTACGAAGCAGAAGTTTATGGCATTTACAATCACCTAGtaggagattttaatgttaatATCAATCAAACTAATAAGTTTGACCCAACCATCCGGCTACTGCCTTAACTAAACTAAGTAAAAcggcattggatacccaccacctcgggtatatatgtcatttattgtccgatatcgccaaaatttgagacagtgagttaagtaaagcctcTACTTCTgcaattgggatatagctgtcatatagaccgatctctcggtttaaggttttgtggccataaaagacgcatttattgtccgattttgctaaaattttagacagtgagttgtgttaggctcttcgacgtccttcttcaattttgctcagatcagtctagatttgaatatattgagttgcccaaaaagtaattgcggatttttttaaagaaagtaaatgcatttttaataaaacttagaatgaactttaatcaaatatactttttttctaaagcaagctaaaagtaacagctgataactgacagaagaaagaatgcaataacaaagtcacaagctgtgaaaaaattttcaacgccgactatatgaaaaatccgcaattactttttgggcaacccaatagctgccatatagaccgatctctcgatttaagtctttgggcctataaaatgcatataattgaattgaattgttttggacccttcaacatttttcttcaatttggcccaaatcggtccagatttggatatagctgccatgtagaccgatatctcgatttaaagatttggtcccataaaaggcgcatttataatccgatttcactgaattttggcacaatggattatgttaggcttttcgacatccgtgtcgaatatggttcagaacggtttatttttagatatagctactaaaaagaccaatattttgttatacacaattgaacaatgacttgtactttttggtatttggtccaaatcggaacatatttcgatatacctgctatggggcatgaggtatccattttcaacggattttgacgaaatgtggtttacatatatacccgaggtggtgggtatccaaagttcggcccggccgaacttaacgtctttttacttgtttattgtctTTAACTCACgtattgtgcacaattttgttaTATTCGTCCAAATCAGCGAACATATTAATATGAGCCAAACCATCAGTTTCAATAGTTGTAACTGTtgtatttcaaaaacaaaatcttaCAATAATGCATTCTGTACTGAGCACAGAATAAAAAATtgatcagacagacggacagacatcgcTAAAACTACCAacaagaaagtgattctgagcctaTTGGTTTGCTTGACAAAGGGTTTCTCTCTTCTtgacaaaaaaacttttttttctttaaaaagaaatttgaactaaaatttattttaaataacaatTATTATCTAAAACTTAATACTACATGTGGCAAAGATGCACCTTAGGCAACTGGGATATGGGCGCCTTGAGGTTGGAATCCGTTTCTGTCAGCAACATAGTTGACGGTGTAGGTTTGACCATCATCACCCACATAGGAGTAAGATCCCTTAACGGAGATGGCTTCATCATCGGTGCCGAGATCCTCAACTTGACCTTGTTCTTGGAAGGTCTTGCCATCGCTGGTCTCCACGGCGAAGTCGTATCTCTCGGGCTCCACATTGGCATCGTAGCGCAAAGTTTCCGCATCCCTGGGATCGGCAGCCAAAGCCAATGTGGCGAACAAGGCAACGAAAACAATGATGAATTTCATGATGAGATTTACTCTGATTTCTGGTGTGTCGATGTGTTCGAGTACCGAAGGCTTTGAGGTTTATGAATAAATTTCCTAGCCCACTTGGTATTTTTATATCACCTCAATCTTCGGCCCCAAATGAAAAGCAACAAAATTATGTTAATCGTGTAAATAAATTTATCGATATCCGATTTCATATTCGAAACGATTGAATTTCAAACATTGATGCTTTACATTCGTTCACATTGGGCTAGGTTATGGTTTGATAAATGTTTGTGGctttttgtttaactttttttgATTGCTTATCGCAGCTCTGCAGTAGGTTGATGACCATGCAAATGCCACCGGTGGCAGTCCATTCCATCGATTCCTACTACACATCTACCCTACTGTGAATTTTATTGTAAAGATGTTCGCTTTAATTAGCTCACATTTGTCAAAGTGATGTCTTGCACAAACTTGAACTTGGCTTCTTTTATTggccttttttttaaattaaaaaatgaattcgTTTGATTTTGATGAATGATTGCTGCCGCCTTGcctcaatggcaatatggtacatTTAAAAGCCATGAAAAGCAAACTTGCCAAAATTAGGGATTAGCCTCTCAAATGAATTTTCACACTTTAACCACTGGCACAAAGCCAAAAATATGATGAGCTGTCGGCTTGATAACTTGAAAGACTTCAGATCACTCAGTTCTAAACCGAAATAAATAGgaaattgatttaaaaaagtttgtcaaatgatttttctttcatttcagcctACACACATACAGACTTCTTCCGGTTTCCGAATTTGCAAAGCGCAAAAATTGCTTTACGTATATTTTCCAAACTTTGTAATCTCAAGGTCGGAAATCACTTGAAGTGTCCCTTGCTGGATAGACGTTTGAATTCTTAACTGGCAAG from the Stomoxys calcitrans chromosome 1, idStoCalc2.1, whole genome shotgun sequence genome contains:
- the LOC106089035 gene encoding larval cuticle protein 65Ag1-like, with amino-acid sequence MKFIIVFVALFATLALAADPRDAETLRYDANVEPERYDFAVETSDGKTFQEQGQVEDLGTDDEAISVKGSYSYVGDDGQTYTVNYVADRNGFQPQGAHIPVA
- the LOC106089045 gene encoding larval cuticle protein 65Ab1-like, with the protein product MKFIIFFVMLFAATLARPDAQILTLDSEVGPSSYRFASETSDGNKHTSEGHLENVGTEHESLAVRGSYSWVDEKTGEQFTVNYVADESGYHPSGAHLPVA